One genomic region from Carettochelys insculpta isolate YL-2023 chromosome 4, ASM3395843v1, whole genome shotgun sequence encodes:
- the MFSD10 gene encoding major facilitator superfamily domain-containing protein 10 isoform X3 yields MAMRTEESSCPKKGKSEAEDGSSRVITIVFLALLIDLLGFTLILPLLPSILEYYSKNDDGFYLSLQHGVDWFAAVVGVPLERKYNNVLFGGLIGSIFSILQFFSSPLTGAASDCLGRRPIMLLTVVGLITSYALWAISRSFGIFLLSRILGGISKGNVSLATAIIADLHYPKARSKGMAMIGVAFSLGFTVGPMIGAYLAMETGKEVFYVQSALVALVFAVADLIFIFFFLPETLPKEKRVSSMMSGFQAGIDLLSPLALFQFSALTRGKDSPSRENLQNLKVLGLVYFFYLFLFSGLEYTLSFLTHQRFQFSSMQQGKMLFFIGMTMAVIQGGYTRRIKPGHEIKAVKWAIMLLIPAFFLIGWAANVTGLIAGLLLYSFAAAIVIPCLSAVVSGYGSASQKGTVMGILRSLGALARALGPIMSAAVYWLAGAEVCFSVCAVFFLLPLILLGYIKQQTKVE; encoded by the exons ATGGCCATGAGGACTGAGGAAAGTAGTTGTCCCAAAAAAGGCAAGTCAGAGGCTGAAGATGGTTCCAGTCGGGTGATCACCATTGTCTTCCTGGCACTCCTTATAGACCTACTAGGATTCACTCTTATTTTGCCACTCCTTCCTTCAATCCTCGAGTATTACAGCAAGAATGAT GATGGTTTCTATCTATCACTGCAGCATGGTGTGGACTGGTTTGCTGCAGTGGTGGGAGTGCCTTTGGAGAGGAAGTACAACAATGTCCTGTTTGGAG GTCTGATTGGCTCCATCTTTTCCATCCTGcagtttttttcctctcctctgaCCGGAGCTGCGTCTGACTGCTTGGGAAGAAGGCCGATCATGTTGTTGACAGTG GTGGGTTTGATAACCTCATATGCACTATGGGCTATCTCTAGGAGTTTTGGTATTTTTCTTCTCTCCAGAATCCTAGGTGGTATAAGTAAAGGGAATGTCAGTCTTGCCACTGCTATAATTGCTGACCTGCACTATCCAAAAGCTAGGAGTAAAGGCATG GCCATGATTGGTGTTGCTTTCTCTCTGGGATTTACTGTGGGTCCTATGATTGGAGCTTACCTTGCCATGGAGACAGGGAAAGAAGTCTTCTATGTTCAGTCAGCGTTGGTTGCCCTCGTGTTTGCTGTTGCTGATTTAATTTTCATCTTCTTCTTCCTTCCGGAGACACTCCCCAAAGAGAAACGG GTATCCTCCATGATGTCTGGATTTCAAGCAGGGATTGACTTGCTCAGTCCACTGGCTTTGTTTCAGTTCTCTGCCCTCACCAGGGGGAAGGACTCACCTTCAAGGGAGA accTTCAGAATCTCAAGGTCCTGGGCCTGGTTTATTTCTTTTATCTCTTTCTGTTTTCCGGTCTTGAATACACTCTGAGTTTTCTCACTCATCAGCGATTCCAGTTCAGCAG TATGCAGCAGGGCAAGATGCTTTTCTTTATTGGGATGACAATGGCTGTGATCCAGGGAGGCTACACGCGCCGGATCAAACCAGGCCATGAAATCAAAGCTGTAAAATGG gctatcATGCTGCTGATTCCAGCTTTCTTTTTAATTGGATGGGCTGCTAATGTGACTGGACTGATCGCGGGACTGTTGCTCTACTCTTTTG ctgctgccattgttATTCCTTGTTTGTCAGCTGTTGTGTCAGGCTATG GCTCAGCCAGCCAGAAGGGAACCGTGATGGGAATTCTGAGGAGCCTGGGAGCCCTAGCAAGAGCTCTGGGCCCAATCATGTCGGCAGCAG tttaTTGGCTGGCAGGAGCTGAGGTTTGCTTCAGTGTTTGTGCCGTTTTCTTCCTGCTTCCCCTCATTCTCCTTGGTTACATAAAGCAGCAAACCAAGGTGGAGTAA
- the MFSD10 gene encoding major facilitator superfamily domain-containing protein 10 isoform X4 — MQEIFEREREERSTAGMVSIYHCSMVWTGLLQWWECLWRGSTTMSCLEFFSSPLTGAASDCLGRRPIMLLTVVGLITSYALWAISRSFGIFLLSRILGGISKGNVSLATAIIADLHYPKARSKGMAMIGVAFSLGFTVGPMIGAYLAMETGKEVFYVQSALVALVFAVADLIFIFFFLPETLPKEKRVSSMMSGFQAGIDLLSPLALFQFSALTRGKDSPSRENLQNLKVLGLVYFFYLFLFSGLEYTLSFLTHQRFQFSSMQQGKMLFFIGMTMAVIQGGYTRRIKPGHEIKAVKWAIMLLIPAFFLIGWAANVTGLIAGLLLYSFAAAIVIPCLSAVVSGYGSASQKGTVMGILRSLGALARALGPIMSAAVYWLAGAEVCFSVCAVFFLLPLILLGYIKQQTKVE; from the exons ATGCAAGagatttttgagagagagagagaggagaggtcAACAGCAGG GATGGTTTCTATCTATCACTGCAGCATGGTGTGGACTGGTTTGCTGCAGTGGTGGGAGTGCCTTTGGAGAGGAAGTACAACAATGTCCTGTTTGGAG tttttttcctctcctctgaCCGGAGCTGCGTCTGACTGCTTGGGAAGAAGGCCGATCATGTTGTTGACAGTG GTGGGTTTGATAACCTCATATGCACTATGGGCTATCTCTAGGAGTTTTGGTATTTTTCTTCTCTCCAGAATCCTAGGTGGTATAAGTAAAGGGAATGTCAGTCTTGCCACTGCTATAATTGCTGACCTGCACTATCCAAAAGCTAGGAGTAAAGGCATG GCCATGATTGGTGTTGCTTTCTCTCTGGGATTTACTGTGGGTCCTATGATTGGAGCTTACCTTGCCATGGAGACAGGGAAAGAAGTCTTCTATGTTCAGTCAGCGTTGGTTGCCCTCGTGTTTGCTGTTGCTGATTTAATTTTCATCTTCTTCTTCCTTCCGGAGACACTCCCCAAAGAGAAACGG GTATCCTCCATGATGTCTGGATTTCAAGCAGGGATTGACTTGCTCAGTCCACTGGCTTTGTTTCAGTTCTCTGCCCTCACCAGGGGGAAGGACTCACCTTCAAGGGAGA accTTCAGAATCTCAAGGTCCTGGGCCTGGTTTATTTCTTTTATCTCTTTCTGTTTTCCGGTCTTGAATACACTCTGAGTTTTCTCACTCATCAGCGATTCCAGTTCAGCAG TATGCAGCAGGGCAAGATGCTTTTCTTTATTGGGATGACAATGGCTGTGATCCAGGGAGGCTACACGCGCCGGATCAAACCAGGCCATGAAATCAAAGCTGTAAAATGG gctatcATGCTGCTGATTCCAGCTTTCTTTTTAATTGGATGGGCTGCTAATGTGACTGGACTGATCGCGGGACTGTTGCTCTACTCTTTTG ctgctgccattgttATTCCTTGTTTGTCAGCTGTTGTGTCAGGCTATG GCTCAGCCAGCCAGAAGGGAACCGTGATGGGAATTCTGAGGAGCCTGGGAGCCCTAGCAAGAGCTCTGGGCCCAATCATGTCGGCAGCAG tttaTTGGCTGGCAGGAGCTGAGGTTTGCTTCAGTGTTTGTGCCGTTTTCTTCCTGCTTCCCCTCATTCTCCTTGGTTACATAAAGCAGCAAACCAAGGTGGAGTAA
- the MFSD10 gene encoding major facilitator superfamily domain-containing protein 10 isoform X2, protein MAMRTEESSCPKKGKSEAEDGSSRVITIVFLALLIDLLGFTLILPLLPSILEYYSKNDDGFYLSLQHGVDWFAAVVGVPLERKYNNVLFGVCHEDLQVNKGTEVAIPRKEKNSRSQRQNFFSSPLTGAASDCLGRRPIMLLTVVGLITSYALWAISRSFGIFLLSRILGGISKGNVSLATAIIADLHYPKARSKGMAMIGVAFSLGFTVGPMIGAYLAMETGKEVFYVQSALVALVFAVADLIFIFFFLPETLPKEKRVSSMMSGFQAGIDLLSPLALFQFSALTRGKDSPSRENLQNLKVLGLVYFFYLFLFSGLEYTLSFLTHQRFQFSSMQQGKMLFFIGMTMAVIQGGYTRRIKPGHEIKAVKWAIMLLIPAFFLIGWAANVTGLIAGLLLYSFAAAIVIPCLSAVVSGYGSASQKGTVMGILRSLGALARALGPIMSAAVYWLAGAEVCFSVCAVFFLLPLILLGYIKQQTKVE, encoded by the exons ATGGCCATGAGGACTGAGGAAAGTAGTTGTCCCAAAAAAGGCAAGTCAGAGGCTGAAGATGGTTCCAGTCGGGTGATCACCATTGTCTTCCTGGCACTCCTTATAGACCTACTAGGATTCACTCTTATTTTGCCACTCCTTCCTTCAATCCTCGAGTATTACAGCAAGAATGAT GATGGTTTCTATCTATCACTGCAGCATGGTGTGGACTGGTTTGCTGCAGTGGTGGGAGTGCCTTTGGAGAGGAAGTACAACAATGTCCTGTTTGGAG TTTGTCACGAAGACTTGCAAGTTAACAAGGGCACTGAGGTAGCAATACCAAGAAAAGAGAAGAACTCAAGATCACAGCGACAGAAT tttttttcctctcctctgaCCGGAGCTGCGTCTGACTGCTTGGGAAGAAGGCCGATCATGTTGTTGACAGTG GTGGGTTTGATAACCTCATATGCACTATGGGCTATCTCTAGGAGTTTTGGTATTTTTCTTCTCTCCAGAATCCTAGGTGGTATAAGTAAAGGGAATGTCAGTCTTGCCACTGCTATAATTGCTGACCTGCACTATCCAAAAGCTAGGAGTAAAGGCATG GCCATGATTGGTGTTGCTTTCTCTCTGGGATTTACTGTGGGTCCTATGATTGGAGCTTACCTTGCCATGGAGACAGGGAAAGAAGTCTTCTATGTTCAGTCAGCGTTGGTTGCCCTCGTGTTTGCTGTTGCTGATTTAATTTTCATCTTCTTCTTCCTTCCGGAGACACTCCCCAAAGAGAAACGG GTATCCTCCATGATGTCTGGATTTCAAGCAGGGATTGACTTGCTCAGTCCACTGGCTTTGTTTCAGTTCTCTGCCCTCACCAGGGGGAAGGACTCACCTTCAAGGGAGA accTTCAGAATCTCAAGGTCCTGGGCCTGGTTTATTTCTTTTATCTCTTTCTGTTTTCCGGTCTTGAATACACTCTGAGTTTTCTCACTCATCAGCGATTCCAGTTCAGCAG TATGCAGCAGGGCAAGATGCTTTTCTTTATTGGGATGACAATGGCTGTGATCCAGGGAGGCTACACGCGCCGGATCAAACCAGGCCATGAAATCAAAGCTGTAAAATGG gctatcATGCTGCTGATTCCAGCTTTCTTTTTAATTGGATGGGCTGCTAATGTGACTGGACTGATCGCGGGACTGTTGCTCTACTCTTTTG ctgctgccattgttATTCCTTGTTTGTCAGCTGTTGTGTCAGGCTATG GCTCAGCCAGCCAGAAGGGAACCGTGATGGGAATTCTGAGGAGCCTGGGAGCCCTAGCAAGAGCTCTGGGCCCAATCATGTCGGCAGCAG tttaTTGGCTGGCAGGAGCTGAGGTTTGCTTCAGTGTTTGTGCCGTTTTCTTCCTGCTTCCCCTCATTCTCCTTGGTTACATAAAGCAGCAAACCAAGGTGGAGTAA
- the MFSD10 gene encoding major facilitator superfamily domain-containing protein 10 isoform X1, whose product MAMRTEESSCPKKGKSEAEDGSSRVITIVFLALLIDLLGFTLILPLLPSILEYYSKNDDGFYLSLQHGVDWFAAVVGVPLERKYNNVLFGGDCLPRSTTGDAQPRILLSAELSDRSGLATLVSRDAERFFSSPLTGAASDCLGRRPIMLLTVVGLITSYALWAISRSFGIFLLSRILGGISKGNVSLATAIIADLHYPKARSKGMAMIGVAFSLGFTVGPMIGAYLAMETGKEVFYVQSALVALVFAVADLIFIFFFLPETLPKEKRVSSMMSGFQAGIDLLSPLALFQFSALTRGKDSPSRENLQNLKVLGLVYFFYLFLFSGLEYTLSFLTHQRFQFSSMQQGKMLFFIGMTMAVIQGGYTRRIKPGHEIKAVKWAIMLLIPAFFLIGWAANVTGLIAGLLLYSFAAAIVIPCLSAVVSGYGSASQKGTVMGILRSLGALARALGPIMSAAVYWLAGAEVCFSVCAVFFLLPLILLGYIKQQTKVE is encoded by the exons ATGGCCATGAGGACTGAGGAAAGTAGTTGTCCCAAAAAAGGCAAGTCAGAGGCTGAAGATGGTTCCAGTCGGGTGATCACCATTGTCTTCCTGGCACTCCTTATAGACCTACTAGGATTCACTCTTATTTTGCCACTCCTTCCTTCAATCCTCGAGTATTACAGCAAGAATGAT GATGGTTTCTATCTATCACTGCAGCATGGTGTGGACTGGTTTGCTGCAGTGGTGGGAGTGCCTTTGGAGAGGAAGTACAACAATGTCCTGTTTGGAG gtgattgcctcccgaggtccacaactggggacgcccaacctcgtattcttctttccgcggaattgagtgaccgatccggcttggctacgctggtatcgagagacgcagagagg tttttttcctctcctctgaCCGGAGCTGCGTCTGACTGCTTGGGAAGAAGGCCGATCATGTTGTTGACAGTG GTGGGTTTGATAACCTCATATGCACTATGGGCTATCTCTAGGAGTTTTGGTATTTTTCTTCTCTCCAGAATCCTAGGTGGTATAAGTAAAGGGAATGTCAGTCTTGCCACTGCTATAATTGCTGACCTGCACTATCCAAAAGCTAGGAGTAAAGGCATG GCCATGATTGGTGTTGCTTTCTCTCTGGGATTTACTGTGGGTCCTATGATTGGAGCTTACCTTGCCATGGAGACAGGGAAAGAAGTCTTCTATGTTCAGTCAGCGTTGGTTGCCCTCGTGTTTGCTGTTGCTGATTTAATTTTCATCTTCTTCTTCCTTCCGGAGACACTCCCCAAAGAGAAACGG GTATCCTCCATGATGTCTGGATTTCAAGCAGGGATTGACTTGCTCAGTCCACTGGCTTTGTTTCAGTTCTCTGCCCTCACCAGGGGGAAGGACTCACCTTCAAGGGAGA accTTCAGAATCTCAAGGTCCTGGGCCTGGTTTATTTCTTTTATCTCTTTCTGTTTTCCGGTCTTGAATACACTCTGAGTTTTCTCACTCATCAGCGATTCCAGTTCAGCAG TATGCAGCAGGGCAAGATGCTTTTCTTTATTGGGATGACAATGGCTGTGATCCAGGGAGGCTACACGCGCCGGATCAAACCAGGCCATGAAATCAAAGCTGTAAAATGG gctatcATGCTGCTGATTCCAGCTTTCTTTTTAATTGGATGGGCTGCTAATGTGACTGGACTGATCGCGGGACTGTTGCTCTACTCTTTTG ctgctgccattgttATTCCTTGTTTGTCAGCTGTTGTGTCAGGCTATG GCTCAGCCAGCCAGAAGGGAACCGTGATGGGAATTCTGAGGAGCCTGGGAGCCCTAGCAAGAGCTCTGGGCCCAATCATGTCGGCAGCAG tttaTTGGCTGGCAGGAGCTGAGGTTTGCTTCAGTGTTTGTGCCGTTTTCTTCCTGCTTCCCCTCATTCTCCTTGGTTACATAAAGCAGCAAACCAAGGTGGAGTAA
- the MFSD10 gene encoding major facilitator superfamily domain-containing protein 10 isoform X6 yields MVSIYHCSMVWTGLLQWWECLWRGSTTMSCLEFFSSPLTGAASDCLGRRPIMLLTVVGLITSYALWAISRSFGIFLLSRILGGISKGNVSLATAIIADLHYPKARSKGMAMIGVAFSLGFTVGPMIGAYLAMETGKEVFYVQSALVALVFAVADLIFIFFFLPETLPKEKRVSSMMSGFQAGIDLLSPLALFQFSALTRGKDSPSRENLQNLKVLGLVYFFYLFLFSGLEYTLSFLTHQRFQFSSMQQGKMLFFIGMTMAVIQGGYTRRIKPGHEIKAVKWAIMLLIPAFFLIGWAANVTGLIAGLLLYSFAAAIVIPCLSAVVSGYGSASQKGTVMGILRSLGALARALGPIMSAAVYWLAGAEVCFSVCAVFFLLPLILLGYIKQQTKVE; encoded by the exons ATGGTTTCTATCTATCACTGCAGCATGGTGTGGACTGGTTTGCTGCAGTGGTGGGAGTGCCTTTGGAGAGGAAGTACAACAATGTCCTGTTTGGAG tttttttcctctcctctgaCCGGAGCTGCGTCTGACTGCTTGGGAAGAAGGCCGATCATGTTGTTGACAGTG GTGGGTTTGATAACCTCATATGCACTATGGGCTATCTCTAGGAGTTTTGGTATTTTTCTTCTCTCCAGAATCCTAGGTGGTATAAGTAAAGGGAATGTCAGTCTTGCCACTGCTATAATTGCTGACCTGCACTATCCAAAAGCTAGGAGTAAAGGCATG GCCATGATTGGTGTTGCTTTCTCTCTGGGATTTACTGTGGGTCCTATGATTGGAGCTTACCTTGCCATGGAGACAGGGAAAGAAGTCTTCTATGTTCAGTCAGCGTTGGTTGCCCTCGTGTTTGCTGTTGCTGATTTAATTTTCATCTTCTTCTTCCTTCCGGAGACACTCCCCAAAGAGAAACGG GTATCCTCCATGATGTCTGGATTTCAAGCAGGGATTGACTTGCTCAGTCCACTGGCTTTGTTTCAGTTCTCTGCCCTCACCAGGGGGAAGGACTCACCTTCAAGGGAGA accTTCAGAATCTCAAGGTCCTGGGCCTGGTTTATTTCTTTTATCTCTTTCTGTTTTCCGGTCTTGAATACACTCTGAGTTTTCTCACTCATCAGCGATTCCAGTTCAGCAG TATGCAGCAGGGCAAGATGCTTTTCTTTATTGGGATGACAATGGCTGTGATCCAGGGAGGCTACACGCGCCGGATCAAACCAGGCCATGAAATCAAAGCTGTAAAATGG gctatcATGCTGCTGATTCCAGCTTTCTTTTTAATTGGATGGGCTGCTAATGTGACTGGACTGATCGCGGGACTGTTGCTCTACTCTTTTG ctgctgccattgttATTCCTTGTTTGTCAGCTGTTGTGTCAGGCTATG GCTCAGCCAGCCAGAAGGGAACCGTGATGGGAATTCTGAGGAGCCTGGGAGCCCTAGCAAGAGCTCTGGGCCCAATCATGTCGGCAGCAG tttaTTGGCTGGCAGGAGCTGAGGTTTGCTTCAGTGTTTGTGCCGTTTTCTTCCTGCTTCCCCTCATTCTCCTTGGTTACATAAAGCAGCAAACCAAGGTGGAGTAA
- the MFSD10 gene encoding major facilitator superfamily domain-containing protein 10 isoform X5 — MMMVSIYHCSMVWTGLLQWWECLWRGSTTMSCLEFFSSPLTGAASDCLGRRPIMLLTVVGLITSYALWAISRSFGIFLLSRILGGISKGNVSLATAIIADLHYPKARSKGMAMIGVAFSLGFTVGPMIGAYLAMETGKEVFYVQSALVALVFAVADLIFIFFFLPETLPKEKRVSSMMSGFQAGIDLLSPLALFQFSALTRGKDSPSRENLQNLKVLGLVYFFYLFLFSGLEYTLSFLTHQRFQFSSMQQGKMLFFIGMTMAVIQGGYTRRIKPGHEIKAVKWAIMLLIPAFFLIGWAANVTGLIAGLLLYSFAAAIVIPCLSAVVSGYGSASQKGTVMGILRSLGALARALGPIMSAAVYWLAGAEVCFSVCAVFFLLPLILLGYIKQQTKVE, encoded by the exons ATGAT GATGGTTTCTATCTATCACTGCAGCATGGTGTGGACTGGTTTGCTGCAGTGGTGGGAGTGCCTTTGGAGAGGAAGTACAACAATGTCCTGTTTGGAG tttttttcctctcctctgaCCGGAGCTGCGTCTGACTGCTTGGGAAGAAGGCCGATCATGTTGTTGACAGTG GTGGGTTTGATAACCTCATATGCACTATGGGCTATCTCTAGGAGTTTTGGTATTTTTCTTCTCTCCAGAATCCTAGGTGGTATAAGTAAAGGGAATGTCAGTCTTGCCACTGCTATAATTGCTGACCTGCACTATCCAAAAGCTAGGAGTAAAGGCATG GCCATGATTGGTGTTGCTTTCTCTCTGGGATTTACTGTGGGTCCTATGATTGGAGCTTACCTTGCCATGGAGACAGGGAAAGAAGTCTTCTATGTTCAGTCAGCGTTGGTTGCCCTCGTGTTTGCTGTTGCTGATTTAATTTTCATCTTCTTCTTCCTTCCGGAGACACTCCCCAAAGAGAAACGG GTATCCTCCATGATGTCTGGATTTCAAGCAGGGATTGACTTGCTCAGTCCACTGGCTTTGTTTCAGTTCTCTGCCCTCACCAGGGGGAAGGACTCACCTTCAAGGGAGA accTTCAGAATCTCAAGGTCCTGGGCCTGGTTTATTTCTTTTATCTCTTTCTGTTTTCCGGTCTTGAATACACTCTGAGTTTTCTCACTCATCAGCGATTCCAGTTCAGCAG TATGCAGCAGGGCAAGATGCTTTTCTTTATTGGGATGACAATGGCTGTGATCCAGGGAGGCTACACGCGCCGGATCAAACCAGGCCATGAAATCAAAGCTGTAAAATGG gctatcATGCTGCTGATTCCAGCTTTCTTTTTAATTGGATGGGCTGCTAATGTGACTGGACTGATCGCGGGACTGTTGCTCTACTCTTTTG ctgctgccattgttATTCCTTGTTTGTCAGCTGTTGTGTCAGGCTATG GCTCAGCCAGCCAGAAGGGAACCGTGATGGGAATTCTGAGGAGCCTGGGAGCCCTAGCAAGAGCTCTGGGCCCAATCATGTCGGCAGCAG tttaTTGGCTGGCAGGAGCTGAGGTTTGCTTCAGTGTTTGTGCCGTTTTCTTCCTGCTTCCCCTCATTCTCCTTGGTTACATAAAGCAGCAAACCAAGGTGGAGTAA